In Bifidobacterium sp. ESL0745, one DNA window encodes the following:
- a CDS encoding PAC2 family protein: protein MTTESETTKPIMVCAFEGWNDASQAATNVIRHLVANYESREIRHIRTDSYYDLQSARPMICHVTGQPRIIWPQTTFYDITIAPQMHLYAQIAPEPNYRWIDYCRNCLRIADELDVSEIVTLGSMFADCPHTRPLPVDESALRRGESSIRGGAVKDSESPDNGRNPYDGPVGIPTVLDMVAEQEGFDTNSMWVCVPQYLAGDECPQGTLQILGRLSKILGVELDVGTLPKQAVTWKAQADVLANCNDDLKHYIRHLEAKYDLDQQLDKLGDPTVMQGDKIAQEAEEFLSHIEE from the coding sequence ATGACAACGGAATCGGAAACAACAAAGCCCATCATGGTCTGTGCCTTCGAAGGATGGAACGATGCCAGCCAAGCGGCCACCAATGTGATTCGCCATCTCGTGGCCAATTACGAATCCCGCGAAATCAGGCACATCCGCACCGACAGCTACTACGACCTTCAGTCTGCACGTCCGATGATTTGCCACGTCACTGGCCAACCACGCATCATCTGGCCGCAAACCACCTTCTACGACATCACCATTGCTCCACAGATGCATCTCTATGCCCAGATAGCACCGGAACCGAATTACCGGTGGATCGATTATTGCCGCAATTGCCTGCGTATCGCCGATGAGCTGGATGTCAGTGAAATCGTCACCCTTGGGTCGATGTTCGCCGATTGCCCGCACACTCGTCCCCTGCCTGTCGACGAATCGGCCCTGCGTCGCGGCGAATCAAGCATCCGTGGAGGTGCCGTGAAAGATTCCGAGAGCCCTGACAATGGTAGGAATCCTTACGACGGGCCGGTCGGTATCCCAACAGTGTTGGATATGGTCGCCGAGCAGGAGGGATTCGATACCAATTCGATGTGGGTGTGCGTGCCGCAATATCTTGCCGGGGACGAATGTCCGCAGGGAACCCTGCAAATTCTCGGCCGGCTCTCCAAGATTCTGGGCGTGGAACTTGATGTCGGGACCTTGCCCAAGCAAGCCGTCACTTGGAAGGCACAAGCCGATGTTCTGGCCAACTGCAACGATGATCTGAAACATTACATCCGCCATCTTGAGGCCAAATACGACCTCGACCAGCAACTTGACAAGCTCGGCGACCCAACGGTTATGCAAGGCGACAAAATCGCTCAGGAAGCCGAGGAATTCCTGTCGCATATCGAAGAGTAA
- the hrcA gene encoding heat-inducible transcriptional repressor HrcA, with product MTQSRRMLVLRAVVEDYIRSQEPVGSTALTRAHDLGVSSATIRNDMSALEEEGYLIQPHTSAGRIPTERGYRYFVDRLASVVPLSEGQRRGITTFLSGSASLQDTLQRAARLLANITGQIAVVSSPALSKSKLRHIEIVPLNAVIMLAVIITDSGSVAQHTFTLRQMPDAMTLTRFSELVNVQCMDMPLVQAAQRIRSIIKASEYSSVRVLGESLAKTVESMAQDEGTGQMYMAGTSQLAHRQPRVDLAPLFDALEEQVVIMRLMSDLSEENNDVGVAIGSETRTPGLIHASVVSSGYGRSETEGQTKDGNGTKDKSEPSKSSHPVAFVGSIGPTHMDYETTITAVRAVAKYLTDLITRDEAA from the coding sequence ATGACACAGTCAAGACGCATGCTGGTGCTGAGGGCCGTGGTCGAGGACTATATCCGTTCACAGGAACCGGTCGGCTCGACCGCTTTGACGAGGGCGCACGATCTGGGGGTAAGCTCGGCGACCATTCGCAATGACATGTCTGCTTTGGAAGAAGAGGGGTATCTGATCCAGCCCCACACGTCCGCCGGGCGTATCCCTACCGAACGCGGCTACCGTTACTTTGTCGACCGCCTTGCTTCCGTTGTCCCGCTTTCCGAGGGTCAGCGCAGGGGGATCACCACGTTCCTATCCGGTTCGGCGAGCTTGCAGGACACCTTGCAGCGCGCCGCGCGCCTGTTGGCAAACATCACCGGGCAGATCGCGGTGGTATCCTCGCCGGCGCTTTCGAAATCCAAGCTCCGTCATATAGAGATAGTCCCTTTGAATGCGGTCATCATGTTGGCCGTCATCATCACCGATTCAGGATCGGTGGCGCAGCATACCTTTACATTGCGCCAGATGCCGGATGCGATGACATTGACGCGGTTCTCGGAATTGGTCAACGTTCAGTGCATGGATATGCCGTTGGTGCAGGCGGCCCAACGTATCAGGTCGATTATCAAAGCATCTGAATACAGTTCGGTTCGCGTTTTGGGCGAAAGCCTGGCCAAAACCGTCGAATCGATGGCGCAGGACGAAGGCACTGGCCAGATGTATATGGCTGGTACGTCGCAGCTTGCCCATCGGCAGCCTCGAGTCGATCTTGCTCCGCTTTTCGATGCGCTTGAAGAACAGGTGGTCATTATGAGGCTTATGAGTGACCTAAGTGAGGAAAACAATGATGTCGGCGTTGCCATCGGTTCGGAAACAAGGACCCCGGGACTTATCCATGCCTCGGTGGTTTCTTCCGGTTATGGACGCAGCGAGACCGAGGGGCAGACAAAAGACGGTAACGGTACAAAAGACAAGAGTGAGCCTTCAAAATCTTCGCACCCGGTCGCGTTCGTGGGGTCCATAGGCCCTACGCACATGGATTATGAGACGACAATCACTGCGGTGCGTGCCGTTGCCAAGTATCTGACCGACCTGATAACACGAGATGAGGCGGCCTAG
- a CDS encoding fructosamine kinase family protein, translating into MAKYRKSRAFAPKGFFECEGKGLKWLGEAQPQGGPRVVDVYGWSDGWLDIERVDSCAPTPKAAHDFGAALAHMHDSGADHFGSAPAGYDGTCYFGPLQDPVPMDTGKWTNPVDYLADGRLLPMVRLGIKRGALNDNDLEMTQEVIDVLPDLLGPAAEDKPARVHGDLWSGNVMWTNDSGETEAVLIDPAAHGGHREEDLAMLNLFGMPYLDEILDGYESAHPLKKGFADRTTIWQLYPIAGHCVFFGGGYVSEYRAMCRSLLS; encoded by the coding sequence ATGGCGAAATATCGTAAAAGCAGGGCGTTCGCGCCAAAAGGATTCTTCGAATGCGAAGGCAAAGGACTCAAATGGCTGGGTGAGGCACAGCCACAAGGCGGTCCTCGGGTGGTCGACGTCTATGGATGGAGTGACGGCTGGCTTGATATCGAACGTGTCGATTCCTGCGCTCCCACGCCCAAGGCCGCACACGACTTCGGTGCCGCACTGGCGCATATGCATGATAGCGGAGCGGATCATTTCGGTTCCGCCCCGGCCGGATATGATGGAACCTGCTATTTCGGACCTTTGCAGGACCCGGTTCCCATGGATACCGGCAAGTGGACGAACCCTGTGGATTATTTGGCAGACGGCCGTTTGCTTCCGATGGTCAGGCTCGGTATCAAACGAGGCGCGTTGAACGATAACGACCTGGAAATGACGCAGGAGGTCATCGACGTCTTACCGGACCTGCTCGGCCCGGCCGCCGAAGACAAACCCGCTCGTGTGCATGGCGACCTGTGGAGCGGCAATGTGATGTGGACGAACGATTCGGGCGAAACCGAAGCCGTACTGATCGATCCTGCGGCGCACGGCGGTCATCGCGAAGAGGATCTGGCCATGCTCAACCTGTTCGGAATGCCTTATCTCGATGAGATTCTCGATGGCTACGAATCGGCTCATCCACTCAAAAAAGGATTTGCCGATCGCACGACCATCTGGCAGCTTTACCCTATCGCCGGCCACTGCGTCTTCTTCGGAGGCGGCTACGTCAGCGAATACCGTGCCATGTGCCGTTCACTGCTTTCCTAA
- a CDS encoding cation diffusion facilitator family transporter: MASDSVKTALLANVGVAVAKGLAAAFTGSSAMLSEAVHSVADCANELVLMVGGKAAAKSDKDHPFGLYRAKYLASFLVATLLFFVGGWFSASQSFEKLAKLTNGSMPRGVESVELLASLAVIVVSACLESYGLHTSIREAHERMKTLKVGHLNLFAFWRKTKSAELASVMMEDTLALVGLVFAGLGIAMALVTGDEIWDAVGGMCVGVILIVGAVALGFKSGSLLIGEAVEPEMVDRIRRAVQETPGVDRLINMQAMHMAEDDILLCLKVQTSKLDRDYDVETINKIESAVRKALPFYRFEIYVEPDLYRKSKEVKQH, translated from the coding sequence ATGGCAAGCGATTCGGTGAAAACGGCTCTGTTGGCCAACGTTGGTGTGGCAGTGGCCAAGGGACTTGCGGCAGCGTTCACCGGTTCCTCGGCCATGCTGTCCGAGGCGGTGCATTCGGTAGCCGATTGTGCCAACGAGTTGGTGCTTATGGTCGGCGGCAAGGCCGCTGCGAAATCAGATAAAGACCATCCCTTCGGGTTGTATCGCGCCAAATATTTGGCTTCTTTTTTGGTAGCCACCCTGCTCTTCTTTGTAGGTGGATGGTTCTCGGCCTCACAAAGCTTTGAGAAACTCGCCAAACTGACCAACGGCAGTATGCCCAGGGGCGTGGAGTCCGTCGAGCTTCTGGCTTCCTTGGCCGTTATCGTCGTATCGGCGTGCCTGGAAAGCTATGGTCTGCACACTTCGATTCGTGAGGCCCACGAACGCATGAAAACGCTCAAAGTCGGCCATCTCAATCTTTTCGCTTTTTGGCGGAAGACAAAAAGCGCTGAACTTGCCTCCGTGATGATGGAGGATACTCTTGCACTGGTGGGGTTGGTGTTTGCGGGCTTGGGCATCGCGATGGCTTTGGTTACCGGCGACGAAATCTGGGATGCCGTGGGCGGCATGTGCGTCGGTGTCATTCTGATTGTGGGAGCGGTCGCGTTGGGTTTCAAATCAGGTTCGCTCCTGATCGGTGAAGCGGTTGAGCCGGAAATGGTCGACCGCATACGCCGTGCCGTTCAGGAGACGCCGGGGGTTGACAGGCTCATCAATATGCAGGCGATGCATATGGCAGAAGACGATATCCTGCTGTGTCTGAAAGTACAGACCTCAAAACTTGATAGGGATTACGACGTGGAGACAATCAACAAAATCGAATCGGCCGTGCGCAAGGCATTGCCGTTCTATCGTTTCGAAATCTACGTGGAGCCTGACTTATATCGAAAATCCAAAGAAGTCAAACAACATTGA
- the uppP gene encoding undecaprenyl-diphosphatase UppP, whose amino-acid sequence MNFFQAIVLGLVQALTEYLPVSSSAHIRIIGELMLHSDPGAAFTAIIQLGTELAVILYFRHDIFNILSHWFGCLFGHHGRDWKSRLGKGDRDATFGWYIIIGTMPILIAGILFQKTIETTLRNLWITVTVLLLFGILLWVVDAKFPERKTVREMNWKEALLFGVGQMLALIPGVSRSGGTITFGRAMGYTREDAVRVSFIMAIPAVFGSGILEAVKAVGDYKSEANFPGWGATLAATVVSFLVGYIVIIAFLRFVSTFSYKAFAIYRIVIAVVVAILLIAGVLPAAPAAAQAIASAISPVIAAI is encoded by the coding sequence ATGAATTTCTTCCAAGCCATCGTTTTGGGGTTGGTCCAAGCGCTCACCGAGTATCTTCCGGTCTCTTCGAGTGCTCATATTCGCATTATCGGTGAGCTGATGCTGCATTCGGACCCTGGAGCGGCGTTCACAGCCATCATTCAGCTGGGCACTGAGCTTGCGGTGATCCTCTATTTCCGTCATGATATCTTCAATATCCTTTCGCACTGGTTCGGGTGCCTCTTTGGACATCACGGCAGGGACTGGAAGTCGAGGCTTGGCAAAGGCGATCGCGATGCGACGTTCGGCTGGTACATCATCATCGGCACAATGCCCATTCTGATAGCCGGCATCCTCTTCCAAAAAACCATCGAGACCACGCTTCGCAACCTATGGATCACCGTTACGGTGCTGCTGCTTTTCGGCATTCTTTTGTGGGTTGTTGATGCCAAATTCCCGGAGCGTAAAACCGTCAGGGAAATGAATTGGAAAGAGGCTCTGCTGTTTGGTGTCGGTCAGATGCTGGCACTTATCCCCGGCGTTTCCCGTTCTGGCGGCACCATCACCTTCGGACGTGCCATGGGCTACACGCGTGAGGACGCAGTGCGGGTGAGTTTCATCATGGCCATCCCGGCTGTTTTCGGATCGGGAATACTCGAAGCCGTCAAAGCTGTGGGCGACTACAAGAGCGAGGCGAATTTCCCTGGGTGGGGGGCGACCTTGGCCGCGACAGTGGTCAGTTTCCTCGTTGGCTATATCGTCATCATTGCGTTCCTGAGGTTCGTGTCGACCTTCTCATACAAGGCATTCGCGATCTACCGGATCGTCATTGCCGTTGTGGTCGCAATTCTGTTGATCGCCGGAGTACTTCCGGCTGCCCCTGCGGCCGCGCAGGCCATTGCCTCGGCAATCTCGCCTGTCATCGCTGCAATTTGA
- the dnaJ gene encoding molecular chaperone DnaJ: protein MAETDYYEVLGIERTASDEEIKKAYRKMSRKYHPDIAGPQYEDKFKEVNNAYEVLSDPDKRRMYDSGVDPNDPNASSGFASSGFGDMGDIFGQFFGNAFGGGAQGPIPRTQPGRDALSSTSIDLKTAVFGGTAHVKINTFGLCPKCGGIGTANGEKPVTCPDCHGQGSKQQVRRTMLGQMMTTVQCERCEGHGTIIEHPCPVCQGHGRIRTSRDVGVTVPAGIEDNTRLRLANQGEVGEGGGAAGDLYIDIRIKSDKQFTREGDDLHCWIQIPMSWAVLGHDLQIDTFDGKQTITIPEGCQPEETVSIKGIGVAKIRKPEERGDLIAHVSVHIPTKLNDGERELIEQFAQSHDADSGKVNQSSRPTTNRKGFFDKIKDALH, encoded by the coding sequence GTGGCAGAAACAGATTATTACGAAGTGTTGGGCATCGAGCGCACGGCTAGCGACGAAGAGATTAAAAAGGCCTATCGCAAGATGAGCCGTAAATACCATCCTGACATCGCCGGTCCTCAATATGAGGACAAGTTCAAGGAAGTCAACAACGCCTACGAGGTGCTTTCCGACCCCGACAAACGACGTATGTATGATTCCGGCGTCGACCCGAATGATCCGAATGCAAGTTCAGGTTTCGCCTCCTCCGGTTTCGGTGATATGGGTGACATTTTCGGCCAGTTCTTCGGTAACGCTTTCGGTGGCGGCGCACAGGGGCCGATTCCGCGTACCCAACCTGGTCGCGATGCGTTGTCCAGTACGTCCATCGATTTGAAAACCGCGGTATTCGGCGGAACCGCACACGTTAAGATCAACACATTCGGCCTATGTCCGAAATGTGGGGGTATTGGCACCGCCAATGGCGAGAAGCCGGTTACTTGCCCGGATTGCCACGGTCAAGGTTCCAAGCAACAGGTCCGCCGCACGATGCTCGGTCAGATGATGACGACCGTGCAATGCGAGCGTTGCGAGGGGCACGGTACCATCATCGAGCATCCTTGCCCGGTCTGCCAGGGCCATGGCCGCATCCGTACCTCACGCGATGTCGGTGTCACCGTCCCGGCCGGCATCGAGGACAACACACGCCTGCGCCTGGCCAATCAAGGCGAAGTGGGCGAAGGCGGCGGCGCTGCCGGCGATCTTTATATCGATATCCGTATCAAGTCAGACAAACAATTCACCCGCGAAGGCGACGACCTGCATTGCTGGATTCAGATTCCCATGAGCTGGGCCGTGCTGGGACATGATCTTCAGATCGACACGTTTGACGGCAAACAGACCATCACGATTCCCGAAGGGTGCCAGCCTGAGGAAACCGTATCGATCAAGGGCATCGGCGTCGCCAAAATCCGCAAGCCAGAAGAACGCGGCGACCTGATTGCCCATGTCAGTGTGCATATCCCCACCAAACTCAATGACGGCGAGCGGGAGCTCATCGAGCAATTCGCACAAAGTCATGACGCGGATAGCGGGAAAGTCAATCAAAGTTCACGCCCGACGACGAACAGGAAGGGCTTCTTCGACAAAATCAAAGACGCCCTTCACTGA